GTATTTATAATCCAAATATCATTTCTAATACCAACTTGTCCATCTGACCTTAAAAAACCCATAAAGTATTTATCCTCTGCATAAATACTATATTGTGGCTCTTCTTTGTTATAATTATACTCTAAAATTCCGTCTAGATTAGTTTTTATATTATGGGAATGAACAAACTCCCCTTGTTTTATATCCTTAATAGCATGGGCTATTGGGGAAGCGTACTTAATAATCATATCCCCATTTTTTATATCCATAAGTGCAAACTTATGGGCTTGGCCTATATCTTCTAAAAGTTTAATCTCAACATCATTAACAACAACTATGTCACCTTTATATAGAGGCTCAAGAGCTACAGCAACACTATCTTTAGGATTGATTTGTATAACTTTTTTCATTAAAGACTCTCCATTACAGACTTAATACCTTTAGACTCTATTTCATTAAAGTAGTGTGTTACCTTCTTATAAAATAATTTGATTAAAGCCAAATCTTGTCCCCAAAAATCTAAGTTAGACATTATATTTTTAGTAAAAATCTCCCCTGACTCCTTGGTTCCATTAAAATCTTTGTAAGCACGATTAAAATACTCCAAAACTTCAGAACTATCCTTACCATGTTCTTTATAAAAATGCATTAGGGATGCCAGTGAGAATGAGAGTAGTTCAGGGGCTTTTTTATTAAGTTCTATATATTCTAGAACTGTAGGTAAAACCCTAGCCTTATATTTAGAGACAGAGTTTAATGAGATACTTAAAAGTTCATGTTTAATAAATGGATTTGCAAATCTCTCCATAACATCCTTTGCAAACTCAGTTAACTCTTTTTTATCAAAATTAATACTTGGTATAATTTCTGTTTCTACAGCTTTATCAATAAATCTTCTAACAGTTTTATTCTCTAGACACTCTCCAACTGTTTCAACACCGTATAGATAAGCAGGGAGACACATCATTGTATGTATTCCATTTAATATCCGGACCTTTCTTGTTCTATATGGAGTCATGTCCTCTGTCCAGATAACATTACACCCATCTGTTTCTGCAAGAGGTAGTTCAGCGGAATACTTTTTATCCCCTTCTATAACCCAAAGATTGAAAACTTCAGAGCTATCTAGAAGATTATCTTTGTATCCTAACTCCTTTGTCAAATCTTCTACCTCATTTCTTGGATATCCAGTTACTATTCTATCTACTAGAGTATTAAAAAATGCACAGGAATTATCTAACCATTGGATAAACTCTTTATCAAGAATCCACTCATTTGCTAATCTATATACTATTTTTTTAAGATTATCTCCATTTCTATCAATAAGTTCACACGGAATAATTATTAATCCCTTATCTATTGATTTATTGAAGGTTTTAAACCTTCTATATAAAAAAGCAGTTAATTTTCCGGGGTATGATATCTGAGGTTTATCATCTATAGATTCCCCCCCTCTATATACTATTCCAGCCTCGGTTGTATTTGACACAACAAACCTTAACTCTGGTAAATCTGCAGATTGTATAAAATCATCATATTCAGTGTATGGGTTAATTCCCCTTTCTATTGAAGTTATAATCTCATTATCATTAATAACTTCACCTTTAAAAAGTCCCCTTCTAATAAGCGTATATAGTCCATTTTGATCATTAAGCATAGTAATTAATCCATTCTCTAATGGTTGGACAACTCTGACACTTCCATTAAACAGCCCTTTTTGATTTGTTCTATGTATCATCCAATCAACAAAACCTCTTAAAAAATTACCTTCTCCAAACTGTAATACCTTAACTGGGTATTCATCTTTTTCTC
Above is a genomic segment from Thiospirochaeta perfilievii containing:
- a CDS encoding tagaturonate reductase; this translates as MELNKKNLGTIIGREKDEYPVKVLQFGEGNFLRGFVDWMIHRTNQKGLFNGSVRVVQPLENGLITMLNDQNGLYTLIRRGLFKGEVINDNEIITSIERGINPYTEYDDFIQSADLPELRFVVSNTTEAGIVYRGGESIDDKPQISYPGKLTAFLYRRFKTFNKSIDKGLIIIPCELIDRNGDNLKKIVYRLANEWILDKEFIQWLDNSCAFFNTLVDRIVTGYPRNEVEDLTKELGYKDNLLDSSEVFNLWVIEGDKKYSAELPLAETDGCNVIWTEDMTPYRTRKVRILNGIHTMMCLPAYLYGVETVGECLENKTVRRFIDKAVETEIIPSINFDKKELTEFAKDVMERFANPFIKHELLSISLNSVSKYKARVLPTVLEYIELNKKAPELLSFSLASLMHFYKEHGKDSSEVLEYFNRAYKDFNGTKESGEIFTKNIMSNLDFWGQDLALIKLFYKKVTHYFNEIESKGIKSVMESL